Sequence from the Nymphaea colorata isolate Beijing-Zhang1983 chromosome 9, ASM883128v2, whole genome shotgun sequence genome:
GCCAATCAGTGATGACTTCCAGGGATAAACAGAGTCGGGAGAAGAAACTGCAGGAGGTATACTAAACCACTGAGTAACATACCACTGCCTCTACGAAGGGCCAAACCAGTGGATGTTCCACCAGCAAGCCCCCTGCAACGTTGAGCACCACACCCTCGCTGATCTAATCACAGGCCCATCAACCGAACCACATTCAGGAACAAACAGATTTAAGTAGACAAATTGAAATAGATTAAGCTAAATAGCTTACTAGATTATCAATGATTTCATCAGGTATCTCATGGAAGTATACCTGCAAAGAACCAGGTCAGTTGATGATCACATAAAATGTCCTAACCACGTGGAGGATTTTGTTACCTCAGCTTTGTCACATGCTCCCTTTCTACAACCTGTTTTAAGGTTGGTCACAAGTACAGATCCCACAGTAGAGGTATGGCTCCCTGAATAACCTGCAAGCTAACATGTGTAAAGCACTAAATTGTGACACTCAAAATATGTAAGCACCACGGAAGAATATGCCCTCCCTTCACCTTTAATGAATTCCCAGGCTTCCTCCTTGCTTGACGGCTTCTCCCTAATCACACCACCATGGACCACAACCTCCAGATACGACCAAAATACCCAAGAGCAGAAGCTTATATAtcataaaattttcaccatAAATGCCATAAGAATGACACACAACATTAAAACAGAACTTACATtccataagaaagaaaaaaatttatatgggCACCCCTCTGCTTGCTCCAATTTACAGATAATTGCAGTAAAAGAAATGGGAAAGAGGGAACGGAGTCCTAAAAGAAACAACACTAAAAAAgacaattcaaagaagaaacaAGTCTAAAGACTATAAACACAGGCAAAAAAACCTTAATAAATCATAACCCATAGAGCACCAAAAGGTCCAAACACAGGCAGACATATTTCcacaaaatatttattaagTGTCCGGCATGTAAATGAGCATGAAAGTCATCATTCAACAGGGATCTAGAAGCGATGATCTTGTACATTCAAATGGTAAGAGACCCTCTCTCCAACTTTTCCAAATAGTTGATCCATCTATTTTCTTGTCCCCTCTAGGTGTACCTAAATCTGTTTAATGAAAAGCAATTTATTTAAGCAATTTCTATTTTACGATTGAAGCTAGTTCTCCACTCAATTTATGAAAGAATGAAGTTCACTTGAAATTTTTctgcaaagaagaaagaggaaaatcaCCATGGCCATGGGATTTATTGGACATGTTTAGATCATAAATGCATTAAGCATCAGTTGCTAAACCAGCAGTTTCAATACTCAATGGAACATAGTATTTATATCAACTGGTCTATTAgacaatgaaagtgaaaaaaaaaaaaaaaacaaaatgtcaaTGCACTAGGATATCCTCTAAAAGAACAAATTCAATTTGTTTGGTCTTCATGAAATTACAACTGCAATCTTTATAATTCTAATTGGACGGGCAACATAATGATATTTGCGGTtcctaaagaaaaataatatatatggaACTGAAGGGATAAGAAATTACTATATCAGCAGTTATTAGAAGCGCTGGCTCAGCATCCTCTTCTTTGGAAATACTTGCTTGAAGCTTGGATATGATAGCATCTGCCTATCAGAAGTCCACAGAATGAAAGTTACATGCAGGACCATCACATAAAGTTATTGGAAAGTGCAGAACATGCtgccaacaattttttttttcccatgaaTCAGATTGAGTGACCCAGTTAGGTGGCATCTTGATGAAGCATAAAACCAAAATCAATTCCCATCTTGTACCCACGTGCAGCATTGCCATATCCTATTTTTGGGAGTTATTGCTCTGGACAagaaaatcaaccaaaaaaaataaaagtttatcCTACCTCTGTAGGTAAAATCAGGCTCCAATGCATAACAAAAGTGAAAAGCCTCTAGCTACAACACAAAATTGGACTTGAGTTCTTTTCTCtcaaaaaatgaacaaagtCACTTCAGACACCAAGCCCTTGTgctgtatatatgtataaatatatattacatgGCAATTTGATCCTAACTTTTATAAAACATGACAACCTTGAGCATTGTGTATACCTCTCATTAAATGCTAAAGATAGAATCTTCCCTAAAGGACATACATGCACTGGTCAAACTTTCAAAGGATATGTAACTCCTGTAAAACGTGACAACTCTGACTATTGTGCTTGTTTCTCTCCTTATTAAATATTAAAGACGAAATATTTCTTGAGAAGAGAGATAATATAGTAGTCAAAATTATCCAAATTGCAGAAGTCAAAATGTAGTTTACCTAATATATGCATGTGTGAAAAAGTTGAACATAGATTTTGGTATCATTTGCAATGACCACATCCAAAATTAATCTAAGCAGCCAATTTGCCAGAAAGCAACTGGCCTTCTAGCCTGCTTGATtcaataattaaataaataaaaacaaggaTGGAAACTGGAGTCAAATATATATGGGCACTATTTTTCTCAAATTCCTTAAGAATAGGACTATCCAAGCCATTCTCACACATGGGATGTTAATGTTACACCTGGTTGGAAGGCTCATTTCAAGAAGGAACCTAGCCCACAATCAGTGGTGGAgctacccaaaaaaaaaaaaaaaattgagggagggtaacttatattttttacaaattttagcAGGAGCCTAATCAAGTTCTCTACAAATTTTAAGAGAGTTATAAGGATCTTCCTTAAAAAATGAACGTATATGTAGCACTCAAGATTGAAGATGCCGTCAAAGTTCACTTGATATTACAATGCCCAACATGGCCTAACTTCTTAAAAGTTTGACAATGATGATAAGAAGTCAGCAATGGTGGGGTTTTTCTAAGGAGTGAAAGAAAAACCCAACACGACCGGATGCATGCCTCTTGCACAACTCATGGAGACTCTACAACCTCAATTTGTGGATGCACTTGCCCCTCTCCTCAAGGCAAACACTTCCATGACTAGAGTAGTGATATCAAAGACCTAATGAGTACCAAGTTTTGGGTTCAGACGAGGAGTGTTTTTCATATGACTCTCAATGAGTCTTCTTTCTAATATTTGTATTAATTCATTTCCCATGTTATGCCTTTAGAAACGGCGAAATGGCTATCAAAATCAGAACTGctgaaagttttaaaaagaattttaataaatttaaaattcctAAGCTTAAATTTGTATGCAAAAATTAAACCAAATTATTTCATCCGTTGCCCAAATTACTGAATACAAGTCTCCTTCTCATCCAGTGCTTATTTCGTATGACAGATGTCTATTAGGGAAAAAATGAAGACCATTTcttttaaagaaataaagttgTTCACGGGAGGACCCTTTTAGTTAGTAAATGCAGATGTGTGGGATCCACTCTCCTTGTCTCTAAAATGGTTTCTCTTACTATGTGATTGTTGTTGATAATTATTCTAGAGGTTCTTGGATATAGTTAAACTTGAATAAAGCACTTTACAATTTAAAGATCCATAATATGATTAAGAATCAATTTTGCACTAGTGTAGAAGCCCTCAAGTCGACTTTCGAAGGGCATATTCCTGACCCACTTGGACGAAAATGAAATTATTCAAAAAGCCCCTCAACAACATGAGCCTACTTAAGAAAAACACATATATGTAACTGAAAGTTGTAACTACTGTGATTCTTCTTACtccaagaaaatatgaaatgtttTTGGGCCCAATAGATAGGTTGCCTTAAGAAACCATAAATGGCATATCCCCTTTTCAAAAGCCATACAATATTGAACAGGCTCAGCAACTTGCTACCCCAGGTGTATAATCAGACAGGAAAAGTAGTATAATCGGACGAATagggaaaacaagaaaagcaacAACGGGACAGGAGAAAAGGATGCAAAAATGAGAAAGCACTACCGACCTTAGCTTCAGCCAAGGCCATGACAAGTTCTTCAGGGTTGTCTTTACGGATTGCTTTCTCATCAATATCTGCAGTCTACGCACAAAAAACatagttcaaaataaaaactaaagaATCAGACTATCAGAATACAAAAAAACAGATGGATCGAACACGAACCATTACAGTGAATTCGTAACCCATGTCAGCTAAAATTTGTTGACGAG
This genomic interval carries:
- the LOC116259996 gene encoding uncharacterized protein LOC116259996 isoform X2, with the protein product MGYEFTVMTADIDEKAIRKDNPEELVMALAEAKADAIISKLQASISKEEDAEPALLITADIVVVHGGVIREKPSSKEEAWEFIKGYSGSHTSTVGSVLVTNLKTGCRKGACDKAEVYFHEIPDEIIDNLISEGVVLNVAGGLLVEHPLVWPFVEAVVGTSDSVMGLHKALTESLIQQVL
- the LOC116259996 gene encoding uncharacterized protein LOC116259996 isoform X1, with protein sequence MPPAAHSSFRIILGSKSRARQQILADMGYEFTVMTADIDEKAIRKDNPEELVMALAEAKADAIISKLQASISKEEDAEPALLITADIVVVHGGVIREKPSSKEEAWEFIKGYSGSHTSTVGSVLVTNLKTGCRKGACDKAEVYFHEIPDEIIDNLISEGVVLNVAGGLLVEHPLVWPFVEAVVGTSDSVMGLHKALTESLIQQVL